GAGCTCTGTCCATGCCGCAAATGACAGACACAGTCTCGGGAGGGTTGTCTGCGCTGCTAATGAGAGACACAGCTTCTGGAGCAATGACCACATCACAAATGACAGCCACAGTCTCTGGAGGGATGTCCATGCCACTAATGAGAGCTCAAGACCCGGGAGTAACGCCTGCCTCACTAATGAGAGCCAAAGCCTCTGGAAAGATGCTCGGTCAGCCAATGAGCACCCAAGATCCTGGAGGGATGTCCATGTCTCCCATGAGATCCATGACTGCTGGAGGGATGCAGATGAGTGCCCCAAACTCTGATGTGATGTCCACACCAACAATGAGAGCCTGGACCTCTGAAACAATGTCCACGCCACTAATGAGAACCTCAGACTCTGGAGAGAGGCCCTCACGGCTCAAAAGAGCTCCATCCTCTGGAAAGATGTCCCTACCACTAATGAGAGCTCCAGCTTCTGGAGAGATACCCACGTCTCTGAGATCCTCAGCTTATGGAGCCATGTCTGCTCCACAAATGACAACCACAGCCTCTGGAATGATGTCCATGCCACAAGTGAAGGCTCCCATCTCTGGAGCAATGTCCATGCCACTAACAAGATCCACAGCCTCTGGAGGGATGTCCATGCCACTGATGAGAGCCCCAGGCTCTAGAGTGACATCCACATCACAAATGATGCCCACAGCTTCTGGAGACATGCGCACACTACCAGTGCGAGCCCCAGCCTCTGGAGGGATGTCCCCACCACTAGTAAGAGCTCCAGCCTCTGGAACTATGTCCACACCACTAAGGAGACCCTCAGCCTGTGAAACTGTGTCCACAGAGTTAATGAGAGCTTCAGCCTCTGGACATATGTCCACTGCACAAACAACAGCCATGGTCTCTGGAGGGATGTCCAAGCCATTAACGAGAGCCCCGGCCTCTGGAACAATGCCCATGCCTTTAATGTCAGCCATGGATTCTGGAGAGATATCTATGCCGCTAATGGAAACCATGGCCTCTGGAGCAATGTCCACATTGCAAACCAGTGTTGCGAACTCTAGATCTACGTCCTTGCCACAAACAACATACACAGTGTCTGGAGGGATGGCCACAGCGCCAATTAGAGCCTCTGCTTCTGGAGCAATGTCCACATCATTTATGAGACCCTCAATTTCTGGATCGATGCCCATGCCACTACCGAGAGCCACAGCCTCTGGATGTGGCATGGGGATGTCCATGCCACAAATGACAGCCACAGACTCTAGAGGGAGGTCCATACCACTAATGAGGGCCTCAGGCCCCAGAACAATGTCCACACCACAGACAGCCTTTGGAGTGATGTCCACTCTGGAAACCAAAGCCACAGACTCTGGAGAGGCTTCCATCTCTCACAGTAACATCACAGCCTCTGGATCAAAGCCCACACCGCACATGACTGCCACAACTCCTGAAACTACGAAACCACCACCAAAGGAAGTGCCATCCTTCGGAATGTTGACCCCAGCACTCTGTTACCTCTTAGAAGAGCAGGAAGCAGCCCGGGGCTCATGCTCTGTGGAGGAAGAGATGGAGATTGATGAGGAGAAGCAAATGAAGGGGTTTTTGGACGATTCAGAGAGAATGGCATTTCTGGTGTCTCTTCATCTGGGAGCAGCAGAGAGGTGGTTCATCTTGCAGATGGAGGTAGGAGAACCTCTCTCAGATGAAAATAAGTCTTTCCTGAGAAGATCCCAGGGCGTATATGACTCCCTATCTGAGATAGACATCCTCAGTGCTGTTCTTTGCCATCCCAAACAGGGCCAAAAGTCAGTCAGGCAGTATGCCACTGACTTCCTGCTGCTGGCCCGACATTTGTCTTGGTCTGATGCCATTCTACGGACCAGATTTCTGGAAGGACTCTCAGAAGCTGTTACCACCAAAATGGGTCGGATCTTCCTGAAGGTGGCTGGCAGCCTAAAGGAGCTGATAGACAGGTCTCTGTACACCGAGTGCCAGCTGGCTGAAGAGAAGGATTCCCCAGGCAACTCAAGCCAGGTTCTGCCAACAGCCTGTAAGCGGAATAATGAGGAGGCCATGGAGGATGAACTGAGCTCTCAGCAGCAGACTGAGGAGGTAACGAGGGGGAAATCCACCGAAGGTTTTTGAGCAGAGAAATGAGGAGGTCACGACAAGGAATACATCCTGCTTCCTTGAGTAGAATCGGGAAGAGGCAAGGGGGAGGCATGGAGCTCCTAGACCATTAAACCCTAAGCTGGAGTTTCATCAAGTGAGCATGGCTCTGCAGTTATTTTGGGTATGTTAACTACTTTGAGGAGCAATGTCCTGCCCAAGTTACTGAGGACGTGGGATAGTTGAAGTACGAATTCTTCTCATTATGAGGGAACTGGCTGGGCTCAGTTCCAATTCTCCCCTTGTTCCAAGTCCAATTCTAATAAACGGGTCTTTTGGGAGCTGGGGCCCATCTACAGCAACAGGTGCTGTGGAGTCAGGTCACTAAGGAATTAGAATAGCCTACTCCTTGGTCACACTGTATGCAAGTCAGACAAATTAGCAAAGTGCCTTGATCTGCTAGGTTACAGAACTTATCCAGGCAGAACACCCCTTGTCATAGTAAGTGTGGCTCTTACCTCTGTTGTCTTTTTCTCACTTGCAGCACCAGCATGTTCCCAAACGCTGTTACTACCTGAAAGAGCACGGAGACCCCCAAGAAGGTCTTCATGACCACCTTGGACAGAGCACAGGCCATCATCAGAAGGCCCATACCAACAAGTAAAACTCCATGGAATCTTCTCCTGTGATATCTGACTCGACTGCTAACTGGAGGACTGGTTCCTGGACCCATTCCATTCAACTACATCATAAACCTTGTTGCCTTCACCCTTCAGCCTCCCGCTCCAGGCACATCCCACCTTACCTCTCACTTGGCTGATTTGACCTTCTCTTTCACCCACATGCCTATGACCTGCCCTGACAATCAGAGTGTGGACCACAGGAGTGTATGGTGTATGAAGTTTTGAACTCCCATCACCACCGAGGCCAGTACTAGTTCTTGGTCCAGGGAGAAGTCTAGGCAGGATAAATCATATCTTACCTCAAAATCCCTTAGTGTATCTTGCCATGTGTCAGCTGGCAAACTTGAGGAAGCCCTGGTTCTATTTCACCTGGCAGGGGAGCCTATAAGGAGAGTGATGCCCACTCCTATACCACCCTAGTAACCCAGTAGACTTGCCCTGTATGCCCCAACTCATAGCACCTAAAATGGGTCTCCAGGGTCCTCGCCCTGTTTATAGTATCCATCCTGAACCATTCGTTTTGAcccataataataattatagtgaTAGTATGATGGCTACCAGTTATTGATAATGTATCTATCATGTGACAGGCATTGGGCTAAACTCTTGACAAGCACCATCTCACTACATTCTTACAGTAACACAACTTGTTCTTGTGTTGTCAGcttctgacctcttgatctgtTGTTTCTGGCCTTTGTTGTGTCCCTCAGTGCGCGTTCTCCAGCTCTGACCTCTGGGTGACCCCCTCAGTTGTTGATTGCTCTCACTCCCCTTGGCTATTGTGCTTCATGGCCAGCACTCTTGATGAGGGTCTTGGTCTATAAACAGGCATAGATAGTTAGAACATAATGTGAGCAGTGTTTGCCTTCAGGTGGTGGGGTTATgggtagtttttattttcttctttctacttctctATACTTTTCAGATTCTCTACAGTAAGcatgtattacatttataattataaaagtaaataaacttcATTTATGAAAAAAGAGTTCATTGTGGCTCCTAGAATTTGATTTACTGAGTCCTTTATTCCACCAATATTAGTTATGTAACTTATGTCAGCTACTGTTTGGGGGACAGACAGATAAGAATCCTGCTGATATGAACATTCCATTCCAATGGAGTGGGGAGAACAAGAACACACTGAACTTAGATTGGAATTGTGAAAGCTGTGAAGAGAAGAAATCAGGACAATGGGGAATTTGATGCAAATAGGACCAATTTATGTATTCAATAGTAGTCCATATAATTGAGTTACTCAATAATCTTTCAACAACAGTAGGAGAGACATGATTAGAAACTTATTTTGGATAGTTAAATTGGCAACAGTTTGGAGACAGGATGGAGGAAGGGATCAGAGAGCAGCTGAGCCCTCTACTTCAATAGTCCACTTAACTGACTGGCTGGGTGACTTAATCTAGGGTGGTGGCAGTAGAGATGGTAATTCATGGACAGAGACCTAACCTTCTCTGAGTACTCAAGTCCACTGCTCCAGGACTCAAGTCCTCTGCTCCATTACCCTTAACTTTGGGTCTGATttcaggaagaggaaaatgaTACTCAGGAAAGACAGATTGGCAGACAAATTGGCAGCCCCTTGATACTGTACATAAGAATCTGGCTGTGCGGGTTGCCTGCAGCTGCCTCAATCACCAGTGCTTTTGCCTCAGGAAAGAGAAGGTGCGATAAGTCAGGAAATACGAATTCCAGAGAGATGGCTGGCCCCTGGGGACCCAGCTTTCCCCCTCTTCTCTGGGTCTATTGGCTCACACCTAGCCCAGTCCAAGACCGAGTGGAGTTTGGACGTCCTTTTTCGGCCAGGATTGCTTTTAGCTAGGAAAAG
The sequence above is drawn from the Theropithecus gelada isolate Dixy chromosome X, Tgel_1.0, whole genome shotgun sequence genome and encodes:
- the RTL9 gene encoding retrotransposon Gag-like protein 9, which encodes MSIPLHSLRFNNTMKEENVESQNKPMAFSGPMTETRADVQILHSHVQLPIVSTSASDPAGTSTQLMTSPAFDTMSAPLMGVPNSGALSPPLMPASDSGTLSPLLMPASDPGALSPLLMPALDSGTLSPLLSASEYGVMSPGMMTIPDFGTMSTTLMVAPDSAEISPLAMPAPSSGAMSTPIMSTSSSEAMSTALMLAPDSGEISPILMQDMNPGVMSTQPVPAPSSEAMSPLQITDEDTEAMSKVLMTALASGEISSLLMSGTDSEAISSLIMSALASGGTSPQPTSTQNSGGIPTPLMSELDSGIMSSLLMSTPGSEVMSTPLLSVPDAGEMSTLPKPAPDAEAMSPAVMTALPSGVMPTQTMPAPGSRVMSPWSTQNIDSEIISSLPMRATASGEMPAPPVRASDSGAMSTPLMGAPASGNMSTLQKTVPASGAMTTSLMTVPSSGVMSTEQMSTTASRVMSAQLTMARTSGAMPTGSMKAVAKQHRRATASGKMSKPRRRAPASGAMSTERVMDTASETMSVPQLTVPASGSMSMLQMRAPVSEAMSMPQMRTMASGLTSAPQMRAMTSGAMSTPLMTAQTSGSTSTLLMRDTASGVMSCPQMRALASGALSKPLMTPKASGTMFTEQMATTASEAMPTLLMRDTVSGALSMPQMTDTVSGGLSALLMRDTASGAMTTSQMTATVSGGMSMPLMRAQDPGVTPASLMRAKASGKMLGQPMSTQDPGGMSMSPMRSMTAGGMQMSAPNSDVMSTPTMRAWTSETMSTPLMRTSDSGERPSRLKRAPSSGKMSLPLMRAPASGEIPTSLRSSAYGAMSAPQMTTTASGMMSMPQVKAPISGAMSMPLTRSTASGGMSMPLMRAPGSRVTSTSQMMPTASGDMRTLPVRAPASGGMSPPLVRAPASGTMSTPLRRPSACETVSTELMRASASGHMSTAQTTAMVSGGMSKPLTRAPASGTMPMPLMSAMDSGEISMPLMETMASGAMSTLQTSVANSRSTSLPQTTYTVSGGMATAPIRASASGAMSTSFMRPSISGSMPMPLPRATASGCGMGMSMPQMTATDSRGRSIPLMRASGPRTMSTPQTAFGVMSTLETKATDSGEASISHSNITASGSKPTPHMTATTPETTKPPPKEVPSFGMLTPALCYLLEEQEAARGSCSVEEEMEIDEEKQMKGFLDDSERMAFLVSLHLGAAERWFILQMEVGEPLSDENKSFLRRSQGVYDSLSEIDILSAVLCHPKQGQKSVRQYATDFLLLARHLSWSDAILRTRFLEGLSEAVTTKMGRIFLKVAGSLKELIDRSLYTECQLAEEKDSPGNSSQVLPTACKRNNEEAMEDELSSQQQTEEHQHVPKRCYYLKEHGDPQEGLHDHLGQSTGHHQKAHTNK